In Gordonia sp. SL306, the genomic window CACTTCGATCATTTCGACGCCGAGAAGATCGTGGCCGCCATGAAGGAGCGGGACGGGCTGCATCTGTACGGTCCCGCGTCTATCGCCGGCGCGCTGTCGGAGGTCGCGGACCGTGTGCATGCGGTCTCGACCGGGGAGTCCTTCGAGATCGCCGGGTTCACGGTCGAGACCTTCGTCGCCGACCACGCGGTGATCCATCCGGAGATCCCCCTGGTCGACAACGTCGGATTCCTGATCGATCACAGCGTCTTCCACCCCGGCGACGCGTACCTGAATCCGGGCCGCCCGATCGAGACGCTGTTGCTTCCCGTCAGCGGACCCTGGATCTCCACCGAACAGGCCATCGACTTCGTGCGGGCGGTAGCGCCGAAGCTCAGTATCGCCATCCACGACGTCATGCTCAGTGACACCGGAAAGGCGTCGACCGGTATGTTCCTCGGCGCGGATTCGCTGACCGGGACACCGTTGGAGGTGCTCGCCGTCGGCGAGGATCGGGAGCTGGCGGGCGCGTGAGTCTGGTCGGGGTCTCGATACGCCACTCACTCCGTTCGCGGCTACTCGACCGGCAGAGGGTAGGCGGGCCCCTCGACCGTCAGCAGGCCCGCGTAATCTCACCTGCATGACGTTCGAGGGCTTTCCCGAGGCCGCACTCGACTTCTACGACGACCTCGAGATGGACAACACCAAGACTTTCTGGGAGGCGAACAAGG contains:
- a CDS encoding MBL fold metallo-hydrolase, which translates into the protein MRLTKYTHATVTLSKDDNTLLIDPGTFTPDAAELLAAADAVLITHEHFDHFDAEKIVAAMKERDGLHLYGPASIAGALSEVADRVHAVSTGESFEIAGFTVETFVADHAVIHPEIPLVDNVGFLIDHSVFHPGDAYLNPGRPIETLLLPVSGPWISTEQAIDFVRAVAPKLSIAIHDVMLSDTGKASTGMFLGADSLTGTPLEVLAVGEDRELAGA